In the genome of Pelagibacterium nitratireducens, one region contains:
- a CDS encoding M20 aminoacylase family protein, translated as MPIINRVAEFHADIAAWRQHIHANPELLYDVHETAAFVVEQLKSFGVDEVVTGIGRTGVVGVIRGKGDSDRVVGLRADMDALPITERTGKPYASGNSGKMHACGHDGHTAMLLGAARYLAETRNFDGTVIVIFQPAEEGGGGGRVMVEDGLMERFGISQVFGMHNMPGIPLGEFAIRTGGIMAGTDQFAIDVEGHGGHAAMPHLAVDPVIVSAHIISGLQTLVSRSIDPIRSAVLSVTTVNAGTAYNVIPRTARLTGTVRTLDEDVRTQMEEGIKRLAPQLAQAFGANATVTWMRGYPVTVNAPEQTDFAAEVAREIVGEDRVNDAVDPTMGGEDFAYMLNARPGSYIFLGNGDSADLHTDTYDFNDEAIDLGVSYWVRLAERALAAQQ; from the coding sequence CATGCCAACCCCGAGCTTCTCTACGATGTCCATGAGACGGCCGCTTTCGTGGTCGAGCAACTCAAGAGCTTCGGCGTGGATGAGGTGGTGACGGGAATCGGGCGGACCGGGGTGGTCGGCGTTATTCGCGGCAAGGGCGATTCGGATCGCGTCGTGGGGTTGCGGGCCGATATGGACGCCCTGCCGATCACCGAGCGGACCGGCAAGCCCTATGCCTCGGGCAACAGCGGCAAGATGCATGCCTGCGGCCATGACGGGCACACGGCCATGTTGCTGGGCGCGGCGCGGTATCTTGCCGAAACGCGCAATTTCGATGGCACCGTCATCGTCATCTTCCAGCCGGCCGAAGAAGGCGGCGGCGGCGGGCGCGTCATGGTGGAAGACGGGCTGATGGAGCGTTTCGGCATTTCCCAGGTCTTCGGCATGCACAATATGCCGGGCATTCCGCTGGGCGAATTTGCCATACGGACCGGCGGGATCATGGCTGGAACCGACCAGTTCGCGATCGATGTCGAAGGCCATGGCGGGCACGCGGCCATGCCGCACCTGGCCGTCGATCCGGTGATCGTTTCCGCTCACATCATTTCGGGACTGCAGACGCTGGTGTCACGCTCGATCGATCCGATCCGCTCAGCGGTTCTTTCGGTGACGACCGTCAACGCCGGCACGGCCTACAACGTCATTCCGCGCACCGCGCGGCTGACCGGCACCGTCCGGACGCTGGACGAGGATGTGCGCACGCAGATGGAAGAAGGCATCAAACGGCTGGCGCCCCAGCTTGCGCAGGCGTTCGGCGCGAACGCAACGGTGACCTGGATGCGGGGGTATCCGGTTACGGTCAATGCGCCCGAGCAGACGGATTTCGCCGCCGAAGTGGCACGGGAAATCGTCGGGGAAGATCGGGTGAACGATGCCGTCGATCCGACCATGGGGGGCGAGGATTTCGCTTATATGCTCAATGCGCGGCCGGGGTCTTATATCTTTCTCGGCAATGGCGACAGCGCGGATTTGCACACCGACACCTATGATTTCAACGATGAAGCCATTGATCTGGGCGTGAGCTATTGGGTGCGGCTGGCGGAGAGGGCGCTGGCGGCGCAGCAGTAG